A genomic region of Glycine max cultivar Williams 82 chromosome 15, Glycine_max_v4.0, whole genome shotgun sequence contains the following coding sequences:
- the LOC102670189 gene encoding uncharacterized protein, translated as MEKGEKVLPTKTNSRLAREARKQIPSVPVKDISYPLVPSKKDKERYFARFLDIFNKLEIIIPFREALQQMPLYTKFLNNHLPKKGKYINNESIMVEGSCSAMIQKNSPQKFNNPGSVTILFSIKDVSVGKALLDLGASIKLMPLSMCRRIGNLKIAPTRMMLQLANCLINKPYGAVEDVLIKVRQFTFPVDFVIMDIEDDFDIPLILGSPFMLIAKCVVDMGNGNLEMSVEDQKDTFNLFEAIKHPSDSKTCFKMEEIKQEADLVGQHLKSMFLEEDEVKPVVNPTNPSIVLPGPR; from the coding sequence aTGGAGAAGGGTGAAAAGGTCTTACCTACTAAGACCAATAGTCGATTAGCAAGGGAGGCTAGAAAACAGATACCCTCAGTCCCAGTGAAGGACATCTCATATCCCTTGGTGCCATCAAAGAAAGATAAGGAGCGATATTTTGCTCGGTTTCTTGACATCTTTAATAAGCTGGAGATCATCATTCCTTTTAGAGAGGCCTTACAGCAGATGCCTTTGTATACCAAATTTCTGAACAACCACCTCCCGAAAAAAGGGAAATATATCAATAATGAAAGCATCATGGTGGAAGGAAGTTGCAGTGCTATGATCCAGAAGAACTCACCACAAAAATTCAATAACCCAGGAAGTGTAACCATCCTATTCTCTATTAAGGATGTGTCAGTGGGTAAAGCTCTCCTTGATTTGGGGGCAAGCATCAAGCTAATGCCCTTATCTATGTGCCGAAGAATTGGGAATCTGAAGATTGCTCCCACCAGAATGATGCTTCAGCTAGCAAACTGTTTGATCAACAAACCATATGGTGCAGTTGAAGACGTCCTTATCAAGGTTCGCCAATTCACTTTTCCGGTGGACTTTGTGATAATGGATATAGAAGATGATTTTGATATTCCTCTAATATTGGGCAGTCCATTCATGCTTATTGCAAAATGTGTTGTGGACATGGGGAATGGCAACTTAGAGATGAGTGTGGAGGACCAGAAAGACACTTTCAACTTGTTTGAGGCAATAAAGCATCCCAGTGATAGCAAGACCTGCTTTAAGATGGAGGAAATTAAGCAAGAAGCTGACCTTGTTGGGCAACACCTGAAGTCTATGTttctagaagaagatgaagtcaagcCGGTTGTGAATCCAACAAACCCTTCCATTGTCCTCCCGGGGCCAAGGTGA